A window of Meiothermus sp. CFH 77666 contains these coding sequences:
- the pepF gene encoding oligoendopeptidase F: MSALPKRTELPREQTWNLEALFASEAEWRTALEEAARAVEEVKPFAGRLGESPQLLLQALQTYETRMLQAMKVFQYASLNLATDGANPAFTRMVGEARAVVTRLAAAGAYLEPEILSIPAETLERFMQSEPALAVYRHYFEALQTRQPHVRSEEVEAVLAAVSDPLGGHAATAYAATNADMQFRPVTQEGEHLPVSHSTIGELLVHPSPAVRKAAWESYADGHLAFKNTLAATLQGSVKSFAFQARTRSYKSSLEMALAVSRTCGDNIPRAVYDNLLATFQANLPTWHRFWRIRKKAMGGQLHSYDVPIYDAPAPLVPSPKITFWEAAETICRGMEPLGQEYVEPMRRGLFEERWVDWGQNQGKRAGAFSSGLKGTFPYIFMSWSDDLFSMSTLAHELGHSMHSYFTRKTQPIIYARYSLFIAEVASNFNQALVRAMLLREAQTPEYKLAVLEEAFANFHRYLFVMPTLARFEQELYTRIEKGGALTAPFLIERLAELFAEGYGGEVELDKERLGAGWMHFSHLYSPFYVYQYATGIAAANALARDVLEQGEPAARRYLDFLKAGDSVYPLDALKIAGIDMHSPEPVERGFEVLKSMVDELEQLVG, from the coding sequence ATGAGTGCCCTACCCAAAAGAACCGAACTACCCAGGGAGCAAACCTGGAACCTCGAGGCCCTCTTTGCCTCGGAGGCCGAGTGGCGCACGGCGCTCGAGGAGGCCGCCCGTGCCGTGGAGGAGGTCAAGCCTTTTGCCGGACGACTGGGGGAATCGCCCCAGCTTCTGCTGCAAGCCCTGCAAACCTACGAAACGCGCATGTTGCAGGCCATGAAGGTTTTTCAGTACGCCTCTTTGAACCTCGCTACCGATGGCGCCAACCCCGCCTTCACCCGCATGGTCGGCGAAGCCCGCGCGGTGGTCACGCGGCTGGCCGCAGCTGGTGCCTACCTCGAGCCGGAGATTCTAAGCATTCCAGCGGAAACCCTGGAGCGCTTCATGCAGAGCGAGCCTGCCCTGGCGGTCTACCGGCACTACTTTGAAGCATTGCAGACCCGTCAGCCCCACGTCCGCAGCGAGGAGGTCGAGGCCGTGCTGGCCGCCGTCTCCGACCCTCTGGGGGGGCACGCCGCTACCGCCTATGCGGCCACCAACGCCGACATGCAGTTTAGGCCCGTAACGCAGGAAGGTGAGCACCTCCCGGTCTCTCACAGCACCATCGGTGAGCTGCTGGTACACCCCAGCCCCGCCGTTCGCAAGGCCGCCTGGGAGTCCTATGCCGATGGACACCTGGCTTTCAAAAACACCCTGGCCGCCACGCTCCAGGGCAGCGTCAAGAGCTTTGCATTTCAGGCCCGCACAAGGAGCTACAAAAGCAGCCTCGAGATGGCCCTGGCCGTGAGTCGCACCTGCGGCGACAACATCCCCCGGGCCGTTTACGACAATCTGCTGGCCACCTTCCAGGCCAACCTACCCACCTGGCACCGCTTCTGGCGCATTCGTAAGAAAGCAATGGGCGGCCAGCTTCACAGCTACGACGTACCCATCTACGACGCACCCGCGCCGCTGGTGCCAAGCCCCAAGATAACCTTCTGGGAGGCCGCCGAGACCATCTGCCGGGGCATGGAACCACTCGGACAGGAATACGTAGAGCCCATGCGGCGGGGGCTGTTTGAGGAGCGCTGGGTGGACTGGGGGCAGAACCAGGGCAAGCGGGCCGGGGCCTTCTCCTCGGGGCTCAAGGGCACCTTTCCCTATATTTTCATGAGCTGGTCCGACGACCTGTTTTCAATGAGTACGCTGGCCCACGAGCTCGGCCACTCCATGCACAGCTACTTCACCCGCAAAACCCAGCCCATCATCTATGCCCGCTACAGCCTCTTCATTGCCGAGGTAGCCTCCAACTTCAACCAGGCCCTGGTGCGGGCCATGCTGCTGCGCGAGGCCCAAACCCCCGAATACAAATTGGCGGTGTTGGAGGAGGCTTTTGCCAACTTCCACCGCTACCTGTTTGTGATGCCCACCCTGGCCCGCTTCGAGCAGGAACTGTACACCCGCATCGAAAAAGGCGGCGCCCTGACCGCACCCTTCCTGATAGAGCGTCTGGCCGAACTCTTCGCCGAGGGCTATGGCGGTGAAGTAGAACTGGACAAAGAGCGGCTGGGCGCGGGCTGGATGCATTTCTCGCACCTGTATAGCCCCTTTTATGTGTACCAGTACGCCACCGGCATTGCCGCCGCCAACGCGCTGGCAAGGGATGTGCTCGAGCAGGGCGAACCCGCGGCCCGGCGCTACCTGGACTTCCTGAAGGCGGGCGACTCGGTCTACCCGCTGGACGCGCTCAAAATCGCAGGGATTGACATGCACAGCCCCGAGCCGGTGGAGCGGGGGTTTGAGGTGCTCAAAAGCATGGTGGACGAGCTGGAGCAGCTGGTGGGTTAG